One genomic region from Hirundo rustica isolate bHirRus1 chromosome 5, bHirRus1.pri.v3, whole genome shotgun sequence encodes:
- the NPY5R gene encoding neuropeptide Y receptor type 5, with translation MDLGFKDHNNRTHTKNTSAATKNFSAWEDYKSSVDDMQYFLIGLYTLISLAGFVGNLLILTALLKCKQKTVINILIGNLAFSDILVVLFCSPFTLTSVLLDQWMFGTVMCHVMPFLQCASVLVSTLMLISIAAVRYRMIKYPLSSNLTAKQGYFLIVIIWAFGFTICSPLPVFHKTVDLSKTLNLEGLENRLLCIESWPSDSYRIAFTIALLFMQYILPLACLTASHTSVCRSIGARLSNKENKFEEKEMINLTLHPSKSTGTQVQPSRYSGWSCAFGRRHHRRYSRKTSSVMPAVSRHPQDTHSRDLPDTSDTEKSQLFSSSKFIPGIPICFEMKPEENTEIPNMITVSQSIIRIKTRSRRVFCRLTVLILVFGFSWMPLHLFHIVTDFNATLISNRHFKLVYCICHLLGMMSCCLNPILYGFLNNSIKADLMSLIPCCQIP, from the coding sequence ATGGATTTAGGATTCAAAGACCATAACAACAGGACGCATACCAAGAACACCTCTGCTGCAACAAAGAATTTTTCTGCCTGGGAAGACTATAAGAGTAGTGTTGATGACATGCAGTACTTTCTTATTGGGCTGTACACGCTTATAAGTCTGGCTGGCTTTGTGGGAAATCTGCTTATACTAACGGCCCTACTAAAGTGCAAGCAGAAGACAGTAATAAACATTCTCATTGGAAACTTGGCCTTTTCTGACATCTTGGTTGTGCTGTTTTGTTCACCTTTCACGCTGACATCCGTCCTGCTTGACCAATGGATGTTTGGCACTGTCATGTGCCATGTAATGCCCTTCCTCCAGTGTGCATCAGTCCTAGTTTCAACTTTGATGTTAATATCTATTGCTGCAGTCAGGTACCGTATGATAAAGTATCCCCTCTCTAGCAATCTCACAGCAAAACAAGGCTATTTCTTAATAGTAATTATTTGGGCCTTTGGCTTCACAATTTGCTCCCCTCTGCCAGTTTTCCATAAAACTGTGGACCTCAGCAAAACTCTGAATTTAGAGGGACTGGAGAACAGGCTGCTGTGCATTGAGTCATGGCCTTCCGATTCCTACAGGATCGCCTTCACGATAGCCTTGCTGTTCATGCAGTACATCCTGCCGCTGGCGTGCCTGACCGCCAGTCACACCAGTGTCTGCAGGAGCATAGGTGCTAGGCTGtcaaacaaggaaaacaagttTGAAGAAAAGGAGATGATAAACCTAACTCTTCATCCCTCTAAGAGCACTGGCACGCAGGTTCAGCCCTCCAGATATTCCGGGTGGAGCTGTGCCTTTGGCAGAAGGCACCACAGAAGATACAGTAGAAAGACTTCAAGTGTGATGCCAGCTGTTTCAAGGCATCCTCAGGATACTCATTCCAGAGATCTCCCAGACACATCTGACACAGAAAAAAGCCAGCTCTTTTCCTCCAGTAAATTCATCCCTGGTATCCCTATCTGTTTTGAAATGAAACCggaagaaaatacagagatCCCGAACATGATAACAGTATCCCAGTCCATCATCAGAATTAAGACAAGATCGAGGAGGGTTTTTTGCAGACTGACAGTGCTAATACTAGTTTTTGGCTTCAGTTGGATGCCTCTTCACCTTTTCCACATTGTGACAGATTTTAATGCTACTCTCATTTCCAACAGGCACTTTAAATTAGTATATTGCATATGCCATTTGTTGGGTATGATGTCCTGCTGCTTGAATCCCATCCTCTATGGGTTTCTTAACAACAGCATAAAAGCTGATTTAATGTCCCTCATTCCGTGCTGCCAAATACCATGA